A single Corallococcus silvisoli DNA region contains:
- a CDS encoding TIGR02757 family protein codes for MKKRRGAHTGLSAQAAERLRPRLDAFLASTDAKARIGFDPVEFPHRYRDPRDVEVSALLAAALAYGRADLFRPKVDALLKRMGPSPAAFVRALDVAGAKELLTGFVYRFNVGTDLAVLLMGMGRALREHGSLEALFIRGWTASGTLHGGLAAFTAGLRDVPMDGLRRALGPERGLHHLLPSPLGPGAAKRLNLYLRWMVRGPDAVDFGIWKQVPPSALLVPLDTHIGRMALHLGLTKRTDLTWRTAEEVTASLRVLDPQDPVRYDFALCHYGMSGACPAKTVPQHCARCSLLPSCKVGPRAIARGSVQI; via the coding sequence ATGAAGAAGCGCCGCGGCGCGCACACCGGACTGAGCGCCCAGGCGGCCGAGCGGTTGCGCCCCCGCCTGGACGCCTTCCTGGCCTCCACCGACGCGAAGGCCCGCATCGGGTTCGACCCGGTGGAGTTCCCCCATCGCTACCGGGACCCGCGTGACGTGGAGGTCAGCGCGCTGCTCGCGGCGGCCCTGGCCTACGGGCGCGCGGACCTCTTCCGCCCCAAGGTGGACGCGCTGCTCAAGCGCATGGGCCCGTCGCCCGCCGCCTTCGTGCGGGCCCTGGACGTGGCGGGCGCGAAGGAGCTCCTCACGGGCTTCGTGTACCGCTTCAACGTGGGCACCGACCTCGCGGTGCTGCTCATGGGCATGGGCCGGGCCCTGCGCGAGCACGGCAGCCTGGAGGCCCTCTTCATTCGTGGCTGGACCGCGAGCGGAACGCTCCACGGCGGGCTCGCGGCCTTCACCGCCGGGCTCCGGGACGTGCCCATGGACGGGCTCCGTCGGGCGCTGGGGCCCGAGCGGGGCCTGCACCACCTGTTGCCCTCGCCCCTGGGGCCGGGCGCGGCGAAGCGCCTCAACCTGTACCTGCGCTGGATGGTGCGGGGCCCGGACGCGGTGGACTTCGGCATCTGGAAGCAGGTGCCCCCTTCCGCCCTGCTCGTGCCGCTGGACACGCACATTGGCCGCATGGCGCTCCACCTGGGGCTCACGAAGCGCACGGACCTCACCTGGCGCACCGCCGAGGAGGTGACGGCCTCCCTGCGGGTGCTCGACCCCCAAGACCCCGTCCGCTACGACTTCGCCCTGTGCCACTACGGCATGAGTGGGGCCTGCCCAGCGAAGACCGTCCCCCAGCACTGCGCGCGATGCTCGCTCCTTCCGTCGTGCAAGGTAGGTCCCCGCGCCATCGCGCGCGGTTCCGTGCAAATCTGA
- a CDS encoding response regulator transcription factor: MTTQTHSSTRPSILIVEDDANLRLGLRDNLRDEGYDVTDAPSAKDAAPHLQAKAFDLLILDVMLPGEDGYGFCRRLRAEGVKSMVLMLTARSLEDDLVRGFEAGAQDYLTKPYRLRELLARVRALVRRSGTAPPQVMTFGTFTLDLGRRAVLRTDGGELDLTRTEFDLLAYLLRHRDRALPRGEILDAVWGRDVVVDPRTVDNFVSNLKKKLGWTSTSGFTIHTLRGVGYRMEVLGGGTS; this comes from the coding sequence ATGACGACGCAGACGCATTCCTCCACCCGCCCCTCCATCCTCATCGTCGAGGACGACGCCAACCTGCGCCTGGGCCTGCGCGACAACCTGCGCGACGAGGGCTACGACGTGACGGACGCCCCTTCCGCGAAGGACGCGGCGCCCCACCTCCAGGCGAAGGCGTTCGACCTGCTCATCCTGGACGTGATGCTGCCGGGCGAGGACGGCTACGGCTTCTGCCGCCGGCTGCGCGCGGAGGGCGTCAAGAGCATGGTGCTGATGCTCACCGCGCGCTCGCTGGAGGACGACCTGGTGCGCGGCTTCGAGGCCGGCGCGCAGGACTACCTCACCAAGCCCTACCGGCTGCGCGAGCTGCTGGCGCGCGTGCGGGCCCTGGTGCGCAGGTCCGGCACGGCGCCGCCACAGGTGATGACCTTCGGGACCTTCACGCTGGACCTGGGCCGCAGGGCGGTGCTGCGGACGGACGGCGGAGAGCTGGACCTGACGCGCACGGAGTTCGACCTGCTGGCGTACCTGCTGCGGCACCGCGACCGCGCGCTTCCCCGAGGAGAGATCCTGGACGCGGTGTGGGGCCGCGACGTCGTCGTGGATCCGCGCACGGTGGACAACTTCGTGTCGAACCTGAAGAAGAAGCTCGGGTGGACGAGCACGTCGGGCTTCACCATCCACACGCTGCGCGGCGTGGGCTACCGCATGGAAGTGCTGGGCGGCGGCACGTCATGA
- a CDS encoding energy transducer TonB, with product MFESVIERRGLRSGRFGTGAWVSISVHAGLLGLVFFISGRLPETLEPELPVLVFNPPSIQKGVKQAAQPKPTTPPASKPKPRVDRIPREPRPMPTTLPEPKPDPGPTSVADAANTTNTTDPGASDPVGDPNGDPTSTSPIGAIGVQGLVSDGPTGTEVLPFQGGMTPPVMLQGAQFSYTREAQLAGVEGVIVAKCVITSEGRVRDCRILKGLPFMDDAVLSSLNSRTYQPMTFQGRPVNVSYTFNIKLRMPR from the coding sequence ATGTTTGAGTCGGTCATCGAACGGCGAGGGTTGCGCTCGGGACGGTTCGGCACGGGCGCGTGGGTGTCCATCAGCGTGCACGCGGGGCTCCTGGGCCTCGTGTTCTTCATCTCCGGCCGGCTGCCCGAGACGCTCGAGCCGGAGCTTCCCGTCCTCGTCTTCAACCCGCCCTCCATCCAGAAGGGCGTGAAGCAAGCCGCGCAGCCGAAGCCGACCACCCCGCCGGCATCGAAGCCCAAGCCGCGCGTTGACCGCATCCCGCGCGAGCCGCGGCCGATGCCGACGACGCTGCCGGAGCCGAAGCCGGATCCGGGGCCGACGAGCGTGGCGGACGCGGCGAACACGACCAACACGACGGATCCGGGAGCGAGCGACCCGGTGGGCGACCCGAACGGGGATCCGACGAGCACCAGCCCCATTGGCGCCATTGGCGTGCAGGGGCTCGTGTCCGACGGCCCCACCGGCACCGAGGTGCTTCCCTTCCAGGGAGGGATGACGCCGCCGGTGATGCTCCAGGGCGCGCAGTTCAGCTACACGCGGGAGGCGCAGCTCGCGGGCGTGGAAGGCGTCATCGTCGCCAAGTGCGTCATCACCTCGGAGGGCCGCGTGCGGGACTGCCGCATCCTCAAGGGGTTGCCGTTCATGGACGACGCCGTGTTGTCGTCCCTCAACTCGCGCACGTATCAGCCCATGACCTTCCAGGGCCGTCCGGTGAATGTGTCCTACACGTTCAACATCAAGCTCCGGATGCCGCGCTGA
- a CDS encoding Rieske (2Fe-2S) protein gives MTKIKLGPADFAEREMRGYEVGKRNVCIAKIHGRYKGLDDWCNHAGCLLSGGRIEDNTVVCPCHEVGFDMDTGQNVTSPGVCDDQPTVQLAVEDGTLVVDLPDA, from the coding sequence ATGACGAAGATCAAGCTGGGGCCCGCGGACTTCGCCGAGAGGGAGATGCGCGGCTACGAGGTCGGCAAGCGCAACGTCTGCATCGCGAAGATCCACGGCCGGTACAAGGGCCTCGACGACTGGTGCAACCACGCCGGGTGCCTGCTGTCGGGTGGGCGCATCGAGGACAACACGGTCGTCTGCCCCTGCCACGAAGTCGGCTTCGACATGGACACCGGCCAGAACGTCACGTCCCCCGGCGTGTGCGACGACCAACCGACGGTGCAACTGGCGGTCGAGGACGGCACGCTCGTCGTCGACCTGCCCGACGCCTGA
- the polX gene encoding DNA polymerase/3'-5' exonuclease PolX translates to MTPSPAVLTDKAAVAQVLRDMSLLLQLQGQSGFRVRAYDIAADRIANLPQDLGAVVAEGRLQELQGIGPGLAEKLTELVTTGRMSAFEELKARFPAGLLELMKLPDVGPKKVAALWSELQVGSVEDLERACRDGRVRELKGFGAKSEAKLLDGIAVFRRARGERKLLGDALPIAEALLERIRQAPGVVRASLGGSVRRRAETVSDVDLIASAEDAGPVLDTLAQAPGVATVLGKGDSKCSVRMVQGDLQVDLRVLPDEDFATALHHFTGSKAHHIRLRNLGHERGLKISEWGVHRDDGTKVPVPDEATLYRLLGMQEVPPELREDSGEVEAARAGTLPEDLVTLEDVRGAVHAHSTWSDGRDTLERMARAAQALGLQYLTITEHSEAAIHAGGLKVDDLKRQWEEIDRVNAAVPGLRLLKGIEVDILESGALDYADSVLEQLEVVIASIHVRHSMDEDQMTRRVLAALDNPHLHILGHPTGRLIQSREPYPLRMEEVLERARERGVAVEINGKPARLDIKAEYVRQAVRRGVKLVVSCDAHRQEDLKNLAFAVATARRGWARKKDILNTRSAESFLAALRER, encoded by the coding sequence GTGACACCCTCCCCCGCCGTGCTCACCGACAAGGCAGCCGTCGCCCAGGTCCTCCGGGACATGTCCCTGCTGCTCCAGCTCCAGGGCCAGAGTGGCTTCCGCGTCCGCGCCTACGACATCGCCGCCGACCGCATCGCCAACCTGCCGCAGGACCTGGGCGCCGTCGTCGCCGAGGGACGCCTGCAGGAGCTGCAGGGCATCGGCCCGGGGCTCGCCGAGAAGCTCACCGAGCTGGTGACGACCGGCCGGATGAGCGCCTTCGAGGAGCTGAAGGCCCGCTTCCCCGCCGGCCTCCTGGAGCTGATGAAGCTGCCGGACGTGGGGCCGAAGAAGGTGGCCGCCCTGTGGAGCGAGCTGCAGGTGGGCAGCGTGGAGGACCTGGAGCGCGCGTGCCGCGACGGCCGCGTGCGCGAGCTCAAGGGCTTCGGAGCGAAGAGCGAGGCGAAGCTCCTGGACGGCATCGCGGTGTTCCGGCGCGCGCGCGGCGAGCGCAAGCTCCTGGGGGACGCGCTGCCCATCGCGGAGGCCCTGCTGGAGCGGATCCGCCAGGCCCCGGGCGTGGTGCGCGCGAGCCTGGGTGGCAGCGTGCGCCGCCGCGCGGAGACGGTGTCCGACGTGGACCTCATCGCCTCCGCGGAGGACGCGGGGCCGGTGCTGGACACGCTCGCGCAGGCGCCGGGCGTGGCGACGGTGCTGGGCAAGGGCGACAGCAAGTGCTCCGTGCGCATGGTGCAGGGCGACCTCCAGGTGGACCTGCGCGTGCTGCCGGACGAGGACTTCGCCACCGCGCTGCACCACTTCACCGGCTCCAAGGCGCACCACATCCGGCTGCGCAACCTGGGTCATGAGCGGGGCCTGAAGATCTCCGAATGGGGCGTGCACCGCGACGACGGCACCAAGGTGCCCGTCCCCGACGAGGCGACGCTGTACCGGCTGCTGGGCATGCAGGAGGTGCCGCCGGAGCTGCGCGAGGACTCCGGCGAGGTGGAGGCCGCGCGCGCGGGGACGCTGCCGGAGGACCTGGTGACGCTGGAGGACGTGCGGGGCGCGGTGCACGCGCACAGCACCTGGTCCGACGGCCGCGACACGCTGGAGCGGATGGCGCGCGCGGCGCAGGCCCTGGGCCTGCAGTACCTCACCATCACCGAGCACAGCGAGGCGGCCATCCACGCGGGCGGCCTGAAGGTGGACGACCTGAAGCGGCAGTGGGAGGAGATCGACCGCGTGAACGCGGCGGTGCCCGGCCTGCGGCTGCTCAAGGGCATCGAGGTGGACATCCTGGAGTCGGGCGCGCTGGACTACGCGGACAGCGTGCTGGAGCAGCTGGAGGTGGTCATCGCCTCCATCCACGTGCGGCACTCCATGGACGAGGACCAGATGACGCGCCGGGTGCTGGCCGCGCTGGACAACCCGCACCTGCACATCCTGGGGCACCCCACCGGGCGCCTCATCCAGAGCCGGGAGCCGTACCCCCTGCGCATGGAAGAGGTGCTGGAGCGCGCCCGGGAGCGGGGCGTGGCGGTGGAGATCAACGGCAAGCCCGCGCGGCTGGACATCAAGGCCGAGTACGTGCGGCAGGCCGTGCGGCGCGGGGTGAAGCTGGTGGTCAGCTGTGACGCGCACCGGCAGGAGGACCTGAAGAATCTGGCCTTCGCGGTGGCCACCGCGCGCCGGGGCTGGGCCCGGAAGAAGGACATCCTGAACACCCGGTCCGCGGAGAGCTTCCTCGCCGCCCTGCGGGAGCGCTGA
- a CDS encoding MogA/MoaB family molybdenum cofactor biosynthesis protein, with translation MHVSAYVVTCSDSRDAAHDTSGKDLREGLSAAGHTVVGHTVVKDDPEAIRGALAQAQAAGARAVLFTGGTGIGRRDLTVETLRALFEKELPGFGELFRMLSYQRIGSPAMMSRATAGTYQGMILFALPGSPQAVRLALDALILPELGHAVRELTR, from the coding sequence GTGCATGTCAGCGCGTACGTGGTGACATGCTCGGACAGCCGGGACGCGGCGCACGACACCAGCGGCAAGGACCTGCGCGAGGGCCTCTCCGCTGCGGGGCACACCGTCGTGGGCCACACCGTGGTGAAGGATGATCCGGAGGCCATCCGGGGCGCGCTCGCGCAGGCGCAGGCGGCGGGGGCCCGCGCGGTGCTCTTCACGGGGGGCACCGGCATTGGCCGGCGCGACCTCACGGTGGAGACGCTGCGGGCGCTGTTCGAGAAGGAGCTGCCCGGCTTTGGCGAGCTGTTCCGGATGCTGTCGTACCAGCGCATCGGCAGCCCCGCGATGATGTCGCGCGCCACGGCGGGCACCTACCAGGGGATGATCCTCTTCGCGCTGCCCGGCTCACCCCAGGCGGTGCGGCTGGCGCTGGACGCGCTCATCCTCCCGGAGCTGGGCCACGCGGTGCGCGAGCTCACGCGTTAG
- the eutB gene encoding ethanolamine ammonia-lyase subunit EutB: MSVQLPDVLPDEDVLDFVQRLSGGFDVRLYQQVLGAANAFKEGDEAIGVAAADEVSRERARLLLSRTRLDDVHAHPPFEDRLFVFNLEAWDEARWKGVADWTLGQLKDFLLTGEEAALYEVLDGLPSDVIACVVKLMSDAELKAVGGRVFHPLPGSRVGARGYLGARLQPNSPTDHPEDIRWQVLNGWAFAVGDVVLGTNPVSSDPATVAAVELALLDLLTTFGLEDVMPHCVLAHIDVQARVEAMHPGTTGIWFQSLGGNDDANRTFDVTLEKMVAHAASRTGRWGLYFETGQGADATNGHHHGTDMLIHEARKYGFARALKRRVALAQEGAGREAAPWVHVNDVAGFIGPEVFRTREQLVRCCLEDIVMGKLHGLTLGLDVCSTLHMDVSLDDLGWCQEQLAEAGPAYLMALPTRNDPMLSYLTTAFQDHVWLRERYGLKVDDRMGSFFQRLGVIDADGRPTEHFGDPRHVYVQYRRHKGDSRPEAVLRAEAEARMAEVGARGVPLAVGHGDEVWTLEPSLEKELRRLYEDAKVGLWSELSDEAVEAVPGAVRVRTCSEDRRDYILHPPSGESLDATSEALVRALREQRAGQWDVQVVISDGLDPRSLMDAGHLAPFLDTLRTALASEGWSVAPEVLVVKHGRVRAGYQAGQLLFGDPGDARPRALVHVIGERPGSGHHAYSAYLTAPAASTWARPGAVDHDRTRLIAGISDTSVRPEDAAHEAVRIIAELAENARTVPPSAGDTAAMG; encoded by the coding sequence ATGAGCGTCCAACTCCCCGACGTCCTCCCTGACGAAGACGTGCTGGACTTCGTGCAGCGCCTCTCCGGTGGCTTCGATGTGCGTCTGTACCAGCAGGTGCTGGGCGCGGCGAACGCGTTCAAGGAAGGCGACGAGGCCATTGGCGTCGCGGCGGCGGACGAGGTGTCGCGCGAGCGAGCCCGGTTGCTGCTGTCGCGCACGCGGCTGGATGACGTTCACGCGCACCCGCCGTTCGAGGACCGGCTGTTCGTCTTCAACCTGGAGGCCTGGGATGAGGCGCGCTGGAAGGGCGTGGCGGACTGGACGCTGGGGCAGCTGAAGGACTTCCTGCTCACGGGGGAGGAGGCGGCCCTGTACGAGGTGCTGGACGGGCTGCCCAGCGACGTCATCGCGTGTGTCGTGAAGCTGATGAGCGACGCGGAGCTGAAGGCGGTGGGGGGCCGCGTGTTCCATCCGTTGCCGGGCAGCCGGGTGGGGGCTCGGGGCTATCTGGGTGCGCGGTTGCAGCCCAACTCGCCCACGGATCATCCGGAGGACATCCGCTGGCAGGTCCTCAACGGCTGGGCCTTCGCGGTGGGGGACGTGGTGCTGGGGACCAACCCGGTGTCGTCGGACCCCGCGACGGTCGCGGCGGTGGAGCTCGCGCTGCTCGACCTGCTGACGACCTTCGGCCTGGAAGACGTGATGCCCCACTGCGTGCTGGCCCACATCGACGTGCAGGCGCGAGTGGAGGCGATGCATCCAGGCACCACGGGCATCTGGTTCCAGAGCCTGGGTGGGAACGACGACGCCAACCGCACCTTCGACGTGACGCTGGAGAAGATGGTGGCGCACGCGGCCTCTCGCACGGGGCGATGGGGCCTGTACTTCGAGACGGGGCAGGGCGCGGACGCGACGAACGGGCATCACCACGGCACGGACATGCTCATCCACGAAGCGCGCAAGTACGGCTTCGCGAGGGCCCTGAAGCGCCGGGTCGCGCTGGCCCAGGAGGGCGCGGGGCGTGAGGCGGCGCCGTGGGTGCACGTCAACGACGTGGCGGGCTTCATCGGGCCAGAGGTGTTCCGCACGCGCGAGCAGCTGGTGCGCTGCTGCCTGGAAGACATCGTGATGGGTAAGCTGCACGGCCTCACGCTGGGCCTGGACGTGTGCTCCACGTTGCACATGGACGTGTCGCTGGACGACCTGGGCTGGTGCCAGGAGCAGCTCGCGGAGGCCGGGCCCGCGTACCTGATGGCGCTGCCCACGCGGAATGATCCGATGCTCAGCTATCTCACCACGGCCTTCCAGGACCACGTGTGGCTGCGCGAGCGGTACGGCCTGAAGGTGGATGACCGGATGGGGTCCTTCTTCCAGCGGCTGGGGGTCATCGACGCCGACGGCCGGCCCACGGAGCACTTCGGGGATCCGCGTCACGTCTACGTGCAGTACCGCCGGCACAAGGGGGACTCGCGGCCAGAGGCGGTGCTGCGCGCGGAGGCGGAGGCGCGGATGGCGGAGGTCGGCGCCCGTGGCGTGCCGCTGGCGGTCGGTCACGGCGACGAGGTCTGGACGCTGGAGCCTTCGCTGGAGAAGGAGCTGCGGCGGCTGTACGAGGACGCCAAGGTGGGGCTGTGGTCGGAGCTGTCCGACGAGGCGGTGGAGGCCGTGCCCGGCGCGGTGCGGGTGCGGACGTGCTCCGAGGACCGACGCGACTACATCCTGCACCCGCCGTCGGGCGAGTCGCTGGACGCGACGTCGGAAGCCCTGGTGAGGGCGCTGCGGGAGCAGCGGGCGGGACAGTGGGACGTGCAGGTCGTCATCTCGGATGGGTTGGATCCGCGCTCGTTGATGGACGCGGGCCACCTGGCGCCCTTCCTGGACACGCTGCGCACGGCGCTGGCGTCAGAGGGCTGGAGCGTGGCCCCCGAGGTCCTGGTGGTGAAGCACGGCCGTGTGCGAGCGGGCTATCAGGCCGGGCAGCTGCTGTTCGGCGACCCAGGCGACGCAAGGCCGCGCGCCCTGGTGCACGTGATTGGCGAGCGCCCCGGTTCGGGTCATCACGCCTACTCGGCGTACCTGACGGCGCCGGCCGCGAGCACCTGGGCCCGGCCGGGCGCGGTGGACCACGACCGCACGCGGCTCATCGCCGGTATCTCCGACACGAGCGTGCGTCCGGAAGATGCCGCGCACGAAGCGGTCCGCATCATCGCGGAGCTGGCGGAGAACGCGCGCACGGTGCCCCCGAGCGCTGGCGACACGGCGGCCATGGGCTGA
- a CDS encoding ATP-binding protein, translating to MRTGGAGGMSPRGARSNAVHAMLVAVPAPVAQDVERDLCATAEGRACRVLRVEAAVEPLPEGLLVLWDHGGPLEAVKARCQSVHARRVPTRTWLVLLTTRDGVEAEALSEAGVDECVAPPGTRWGARLVALRRRSGDGDSQALRRMRDMFQGALDAVPEPLFIKDREHRLVAMNSAFRRLMDQPAEAPGGSAAHLLVPADEAEASWRQDERAFTTGQTVEDEGSFTDLKGRSREVLTQRAAYTLPDGERFLVGLVRDVTERTRLETQRRLAERMTSVGTLAAGVAHEINNPLSYVTSNLAYLWERVAQPVVPSEQLEELRQVVAEALEGAGRVRSIVRDLRTFSRAEEERHGPVDVLRAVEGAVRLMRDDLQHRARLTCDLEPVAVVHGNEGRLGQVVTHLLLNALQSFGDRPAEANRLRLCVRPGRDGHVLIEVEDNGCGMPAEVRQRIFDPFFTTRSPRGGTGLGLSICLTLVHAMGGRIEVTSELDQGSLFRVELPALVRSAEVALPVQPVAEPLEGPVPTVRAARSLRRLLLIDDEPAVGSAVSRLLRNLYDVHVIQDAREALKRLSHGEKFDAILCDLMMPGMSGMDFLVELERLAPELAPRTGLMTGGVNPQAREFVGRRARELLEKPFERDQLCTFVETLMQ from the coding sequence ATGCGGACAGGCGGCGCGGGAGGGATGAGCCCGCGGGGCGCGAGGAGCAACGCGGTGCACGCAATGCTGGTGGCGGTCCCAGCCCCGGTGGCCCAGGACGTGGAGCGCGACCTGTGCGCCACGGCCGAAGGACGCGCGTGCCGAGTGCTCCGCGTCGAGGCCGCCGTGGAGCCGCTGCCGGAAGGGCTGCTCGTCCTGTGGGACCATGGCGGTCCCTTGGAGGCGGTGAAGGCGCGCTGCCAGTCGGTGCATGCCCGGCGGGTCCCGACGCGCACGTGGCTGGTGCTGCTGACGACGCGCGACGGCGTGGAGGCGGAGGCGCTGAGCGAAGCCGGCGTGGACGAGTGCGTGGCGCCTCCCGGCACGCGGTGGGGCGCGCGGCTGGTGGCGCTGCGGCGGCGGTCTGGGGACGGGGACTCGCAGGCGCTCCGGCGCATGCGCGACATGTTCCAGGGCGCGCTGGACGCGGTGCCGGAGCCCCTGTTCATCAAGGACCGGGAGCACCGCCTCGTCGCGATGAACAGCGCCTTTCGCCGCCTGATGGATCAACCCGCGGAGGCGCCGGGGGGAAGCGCCGCGCACCTGCTGGTGCCCGCCGATGAGGCGGAGGCCTCCTGGCGCCAGGATGAGCGCGCCTTCACCACCGGGCAGACCGTGGAGGACGAGGGGTCCTTCACCGACCTCAAGGGGCGCTCGCGCGAGGTGCTCACGCAGCGGGCCGCGTACACGCTGCCGGACGGCGAGCGCTTCCTCGTGGGGCTCGTGCGCGACGTCACCGAGCGCACCCGCCTGGAGACGCAGCGGCGGCTGGCGGAGCGGATGACGTCCGTGGGCACGCTGGCCGCGGGCGTCGCGCACGAAATCAACAACCCGCTCTCCTACGTCACCTCCAACCTGGCGTACCTCTGGGAGCGCGTGGCCCAGCCCGTGGTGCCCTCCGAGCAACTGGAGGAGCTGCGGCAGGTGGTGGCCGAGGCGCTGGAGGGCGCGGGGCGCGTGCGCTCCATCGTGCGCGACCTGCGGACCTTCTCCCGCGCGGAGGAGGAGCGGCACGGGCCGGTGGACGTGCTGCGCGCGGTGGAGGGCGCGGTCCGGTTGATGCGGGATGACCTGCAGCATCGCGCGCGCCTGACGTGCGACCTGGAGCCGGTGGCCGTCGTGCACGGCAACGAAGGACGGCTGGGACAGGTCGTCACCCACCTGCTGTTGAACGCGCTCCAGTCCTTCGGGGACCGGCCCGCGGAGGCGAACCGGCTGAGGCTGTGCGTGCGTCCGGGCCGCGACGGGCACGTGCTCATCGAGGTGGAGGACAACGGCTGCGGGATGCCCGCGGAGGTGCGCCAGCGCATCTTCGATCCCTTCTTCACCACGCGCTCGCCCCGGGGCGGCACGGGCCTGGGGCTGTCCATCTGCCTCACGCTGGTGCACGCGATGGGCGGCCGCATCGAGGTGACCAGCGAGCTGGATCAGGGCAGCCTCTTCCGCGTGGAGCTGCCCGCGCTCGTGCGGTCCGCCGAAGTGGCGCTGCCGGTGCAGCCGGTCGCGGAGCCGCTGGAAGGGCCCGTGCCGACGGTGCGAGCGGCGCGGAGCCTGCGCCGGCTGCTGCTCATCGACGATGAGCCGGCGGTGGGCAGCGCGGTGAGCCGGTTGCTGCGCAACCTCTACGACGTGCACGTCATCCAGGACGCGCGCGAGGCGCTGAAGCGGCTGTCTCACGGTGAGAAGTTCGATGCCATCCTCTGCGACCTGATGATGCCGGGCATGAGCGGCATGGACTTCCTGGTGGAGCTGGAGCGGCTGGCGCCGGAGCTGGCGCCGCGCACCGGCTTGATGACGGGCGGGGTGAACCCGCAGGCGCGCGAGTTCGTCGGCCGCCGCGCGCGGGAGCTGCTGGAGAAGCCCTTCGAGCGCGACCAGCTGTGCACCTTCGTCGAGACCCTGATGCAATGA
- a CDS encoding MXAN_2756 family trypsin-like serine endoprotease, with translation MFRPLLLVPALLVFLVMPTRAGAEARPSRADLQRVLELHTRSSVRVRGPQQAGPGIIVGADGQVLTSVTHVGPQSAQVEHDGNALTARVVLSSAVLQVAVVAGPQGTWPAAPVRLVPEGLAGRWVVGVLPGRKKGQRDTPKAAVARTGPAPFFDVDLTLAPGSPLYDGDGRLVAVVVQRRGRGARALPLSAVKAELASADTP, from the coding sequence ATGTTCCGCCCGCTCCTCCTCGTCCCCGCCCTCCTCGTCTTCCTCGTCATGCCCACGCGGGCCGGCGCGGAGGCCCGTCCGTCGCGCGCCGACCTCCAGCGCGTGCTGGAGCTGCACACCCGCTCCTCCGTGCGCGTGCGAGGCCCCCAGCAAGCGGGCCCCGGCATCATCGTGGGCGCGGACGGCCAGGTGCTCACCTCGGTGACGCACGTGGGCCCCCAGTCCGCCCAGGTGGAGCACGACGGAAACGCCCTCACGGCGCGCGTGGTGCTCTCCAGCGCGGTGCTCCAGGTGGCGGTGGTCGCGGGCCCTCAGGGCACGTGGCCCGCCGCGCCGGTGCGGCTGGTGCCGGAGGGGCTCGCGGGCCGCTGGGTGGTGGGCGTCCTGCCGGGTCGAAAGAAGGGCCAGCGGGACACGCCCAAGGCCGCCGTGGCCAGGACTGGCCCCGCGCCGTTCTTCGACGTGGACCTGACGCTCGCGCCGGGCAGCCCGCTGTACGACGGGGACGGGCGGCTGGTGGCCGTCGTCGTCCAGCGCCGGGGCCGGGGCGCGCGCGCGCTGCCCCTCTCCGCGGTGAAGGCGGAGCTGGCCTCGGCGGACACGCCATGA